Within the Vibrio tasmaniensis genome, the region TACAGAAGACGGCTTGAAGCAAGGGTTGGATGTTGTAGTGTCGAATACCTTTATTAAGCAGTGGGAAATGAAGGCTTATCGTCAACTCGCACTCAAATACAAAACGGATTTGGTTATAGAAGTGTGCCGAGAACAATATGGCAGTATTCACGACATTGAACCGTCTGTGATTAAGCGCATGGCAAAAGATTGGCAAGAATAGCATCGTTCTTCCTCTGCTTGCGTGGCTGAATGGCAAATAGAATTAAATTAATAGAATAACTCCAAGGTAAAGATTGAAATGGCAAAGCGCTCAGTTGTGGTCGACATGACTTCTTATGGTATCTATTCCACGTGGGATTCCAAATCTAAAGACCTTCCAAAAATCCAAGAGTTCACCACCACCGTTGATGCTGAAATCGATGTGGAGTTTGGCTATATCTTGAATATCAAGAAAGCCAAAGGTGAAAAGATCCGCTACTGCATCTATCACCCGAATATCACTACAGACAAGGGCGAAATGCTCGAACCGTTCGATGGTGAAGAGCATGTCGGTAACAACGACTGGGATTTCTACTTAGGTGACACCATCTGGGCGCCAGTCTCGAACAAGTTAGGTAAGTGGCGCATGACCGTGGAGCTAAAAGGCAACATCATTGCCGATAAGACATTCGACCTTGTTGCAAAAGACGAAGGCCAATTCTGGAAGCGTAGGGGTTTTTAGACGAAATTTCTGGTAGACGTTAGCTTTAGGCTAAACGCAGACAACAAAAAAGCCGAGTCACACGTCGTATGTGGGCTCGGCTTTTTTCATAGTGCTAGATAGAAGTGACTACCTAACTAATGGGTTAGATTATTGTGTTACGTAAGCTACAACAAACTCAGTGATAGCGACCATATCTTTCACTGCAATGTACTCTTCAGTGGTGTGAACTTTCGCCATACCAG harbors:
- a CDS encoding DUF3859 domain-containing protein, which codes for MAKRSVVVDMTSYGIYSTWDSKSKDLPKIQEFTTTVDAEIDVEFGYILNIKKAKGEKIRYCIYHPNITTDKGEMLEPFDGEEHVGNNDWDFYLGDTIWAPVSNKLGKWRMTVELKGNIIADKTFDLVAKDEGQFWKRRGF
- a CDS encoding AAA family ATPase — its product is MKLILIRGLPGSGKSTKAKTYDALHVEADMYYVNEQGDYCFDPRQLQQAHEWCQNTTEDGLKQGLDVVVSNTFIKQWEMKAYRQLALKYKTDLVIEVCREQYGSIHDIEPSVIKRMAKDWQE